In Candidatus Binataceae bacterium, a single genomic region encodes these proteins:
- the pstC gene encoding phosphate ABC transporter permease subunit PstC, with protein MAELGTSVAENVAVVGRESRRPRVVHVRLFGDRLFNLITLVLGSLILLLLLGFGIALLIDALPALRKFGPAFLISTDWDPVNDVYGALPFIWGTTVSSAIALILAVPLSLGVALCLSELAPDSLSRRLGFLVDLLAAIPSVVYGLWAIFVLGPWVRDYVEHFLGTYFGFLPIFAGPKVAVGMFSAGVVLAIMVIPYISSVCTDVFRVVPQTQREAAIALGATKWEMVRMAVLPYGLSGIIGAIILGLGRALGETIAVAMVIGNAPNISLSLFAPAATLASVIANEFAEATSDLYVSSLIALGLVLLGLGIVLNVVARLLVAAVARQRFDSGG; from the coding sequence TTGGCGGAATTGGGAACCTCGGTGGCGGAAAATGTGGCGGTGGTGGGGCGTGAAAGTCGCCGCCCCCGAGTCGTGCATGTTCGCCTGTTCGGCGACCGCCTCTTCAATCTGATAACTCTCGTCCTGGGTTCTCTGATACTCCTCCTACTGCTTGGTTTTGGTATCGCGTTGCTGATTGACGCGCTGCCGGCACTCCGCAAGTTCGGACCGGCGTTCCTGATTAGTACCGACTGGGATCCCGTCAATGACGTTTATGGGGCACTCCCCTTCATCTGGGGAACCACGGTTTCCTCGGCGATCGCTTTGATTCTCGCGGTGCCACTCAGCCTCGGCGTTGCGTTGTGTCTGAGCGAGTTGGCGCCCGATTCGTTGTCACGACGGTTGGGGTTTCTGGTCGATTTGCTTGCGGCGATTCCATCGGTCGTATATGGCCTGTGGGCCATTTTTGTTTTGGGTCCGTGGGTTCGCGACTATGTCGAGCATTTTCTGGGAACCTACTTTGGATTTCTGCCGATCTTCGCGGGCCCCAAGGTGGCAGTTGGGATGTTTTCCGCCGGTGTCGTGCTTGCGATCATGGTCATTCCCTACATTTCATCAGTCTGCACCGACGTTTTTCGGGTTGTGCCCCAAACCCAGCGCGAGGCGGCGATCGCGCTAGGCGCGACCAAGTGGGAGATGGTTCGCATGGCGGTGTTGCCCTACGGCCTTAGCGGAATCATCGGAGCGATAATTCTCGGCTTGGGCCGCGCACTCGGTGAGACCATCGCGGTCGCGATGGTTATCGGAAATGCGCCGAATATCTCGCTGTCGCTATTCGCCCCCGCGGCGACTCTCGCCAGTGTTATCGCCAATGAATTCGCCGAAGCGACGAGCGACCTTTACGTGTCCTCCCTGATAGCACTGGGTCTGGTGCTCCTTGGATTGGGCATTGTGCTCAACGTCGTGGCTCGTCTGCTCGTGGCCGCGGTCGCGCGGCAAAGGTTCGACAGCGGAGGATAG
- the serS gene encoding serine--tRNA ligase — MLDIRLVREQPEFVKRELAKTGVAPAELDRVLDLDARRRRLQHELDELRARRTRESKELGKASPEEREDKRAEMRALGDEIATGEHHLAALERGLSDLMLGIRNLPRPYVTFGTSEADNRVIKSVGAPQEFTSFHPIPHWDLGAKLGVIDFDRGVKLAGTRFYVMVGALARLQRALIAWMLDLKREQGYTELLPPLMVNTASATSTGHLPKNADTMYRDCEEDFWFIPTAEVPLTAFHREEILDEDQLPMYLTAYTPCFRREKMSAGRDVRGIKRGHQFDKVEMVKLVRPETSDEEFQKMVSDAEAVCARLEIPYRVVELCTGDLNFSSAVTYDLEMWAPGCGEWLEVSSVSNCTDFQARRAQIRFRPKGSKPEFVHTLNGSGLALPRTMIAIMETYQNEDSSISIPAVLKPYLGGIERISGR, encoded by the coding sequence AAGAGGGAGTTGGCCAAGACGGGGGTAGCTCCGGCCGAGTTGGACCGCGTGCTCGATCTCGATGCTCGCCGTCGCAGACTTCAGCACGAGCTCGATGAGCTACGCGCGCGGCGCACCCGCGAATCCAAGGAACTCGGCAAAGCTTCCCCGGAGGAGCGCGAGGACAAGCGCGCCGAAATGCGCGCGCTGGGCGACGAGATCGCCACGGGGGAGCACCACCTCGCCGCCCTGGAGCGTGGTCTGTCGGATCTGATGCTGGGAATCCGCAACCTTCCCCGTCCATACGTGACGTTCGGGACCAGCGAAGCCGACAATCGCGTGATCAAATCAGTCGGTGCGCCACAGGAGTTCACCTCGTTTCATCCGATTCCGCATTGGGATTTGGGCGCCAAGCTCGGCGTGATCGATTTCGATCGCGGCGTGAAACTGGCCGGCACGCGCTTCTATGTGATGGTCGGTGCGCTCGCCCGTCTCCAGCGCGCGCTGATAGCCTGGATGCTCGATCTCAAACGCGAGCAGGGCTACACGGAACTTCTGCCGCCCCTGATGGTAAACACGGCCAGCGCGACCAGCACCGGTCATTTGCCCAAGAATGCCGACACGATGTACCGCGACTGCGAGGAGGACTTCTGGTTCATCCCCACTGCCGAAGTTCCGCTGACCGCGTTTCATCGCGAGGAAATCCTCGACGAAGACCAGCTCCCGATGTACCTCACCGCTTACACCCCATGTTTTCGCCGCGAAAAGATGTCGGCTGGCCGTGATGTGCGTGGGATCAAGCGCGGTCACCAGTTCGACAAGGTCGAGATGGTCAAACTGGTGCGACCCGAGACCTCGGACGAGGAGTTTCAGAAGATGGTGTCCGACGCTGAAGCAGTTTGTGCGCGTCTGGAAATTCCTTACCGGGTCGTGGAGCTCTGCACGGGCGACCTGAACTTTTCCAGCGCCGTTACCTACGACTTGGAGATGTGGGCCCCCGGATGCGGCGAGTGGCTGGAAGTAAGCTCGGTTTCGAATTGCACGGACTTTCAGGCGCGTCGAGCCCAGATTCGCTTTCGCCCTAAAGGGAGCAAGCCCGAATTCGTGCACACCCTCAACGGTTCCGGCCTTGCGCTGCCGCGCACCATGATCGCCATCATGGAAACCTACCAAAACGAAGATAGTAGCATCAGCATCCCGGCGGTCCTGAAACCCTATCTGGGCGGGATCGAGCGGATTTCGGGGCGCTGA